GAACCTCGTGGCTCTTGTATATCATTGCTGATGGTGATCTTGgttcaacaaaaatttaatgtaaaattgatGGTTGAGATAATCTGATAAGAGGAATTATATTCGTTTGAACAAGCTATAGAGAAAAATCAGTGAGTAGCTACAATGAGAAGTGattcaaaaacaaataagagattttttcttttacctcgtggattgtatatattttgtaacattGTCACCTTGTACACTATTCACAATGGTAGCAGGTgccatgaaaatttgagcaacaTCAGGAAATTGGTCACTTTCTATTAAAGTGCCAATGCCCCCAATTCCTTTAACAACAGATTCAGTGCCCCATGTTCCTAATTTGCAGTAAACAAGCTTTCCCTTCACTTTACTTGGCTGCAAGGTGTCTTCATAGCAGAAACTGTCACCACATAAAAAATGTTCCTTGTTACTGTCGAACAATTTTTCAGCTGTTGTTGACAAACATTGGAACATTACCTAGCGTCCTCCTTGTCTTTTGGATCTTTGGCTGCATCAATCCCATTGACAAGAGGATACTGTTTTCCTTTTGGATCAAAACAATTCACACCTACCCCCTGCAAATCTTCCATTATTATCGATGTTCACATATCAATTAATTCTGCAAATACTGCATTATTATCGATGTTCAGAATATGTATAATGCAAAAGAAACAAACTCACAGAAAAATTCTTTCCATTTCCCAACTGAACAGTGCTCTTGAAGGCCCTATCAATGCCACTAGCTGCTACAGTTACAATCCATGGTGCAGTATTTGTTACAGTTCCGAAGCTTGGACCAGCATTTCCAGCAGAGGCCACTGTGATTATACCTTTTCTCATGGCATGAAATGCACCAATTGATATAGAGTCCTGAACATAACTAGGATTTCCACCACCTATGGAAATAGATATGACATCCACACCATCATGTATAGCAGCATCAAATGCAGCAAGTAGGTCCATGTCTGCACATCCACTAGATGACCAGCAAACTTTGTAAATTGCCAACCTTGCCGATGGCACTGCACCTCGAGCAGTTCCATTGGCCAACCCAAAGAGATTTGCATTTGGGACCAGATTTCCTGCAACTGTTGATGCAGTGTGAGTGCCGTGTCCATCAGTATCCACAGGAGATAATATGTCTGATGGATCAGGGTTTCCATCAGCCTTGAAGTACTTGGCTCCTATGATCTTTCTTCATGTTTGCCACAGAGAGTTACCATGCAGATGGAATTCACAAGTTAGATCATGAGCTAAACCACACATAAATTTCTTGGGAGATTTACCAGGCACTGAAGTTTGGATACAGATAcgaaaatataactaaattaaagATGTATCGGACACACACGACATGAcgtgtatataaatattaacttcAAATCATCAACCAACATGTTAtcaagttaaataaaaatgaatttaatctATCTATATAATATCCAACAAgcgaaaaataaataatgattatataagatttattccttaatttatattcataatagaaatttatataataaatagacaagtttatggattttttcataaaattattggattggatttgtgattattaatattatgttagagtcgatgttaaaagaaaaaaaatgtcttttaaaTGAGACACTTTATCTGTAGGTGTGTCGTACAAGTATTGTACGCATGTCGGACACTTTCAAAGGAAAGCTTTGGAACCAAATTTAGCAGAGTTGCATGACTAAATTTCCTCTTCTTCTGTTTTGGGGTATTTAGATCTATAAAGAAGATTGTGATACTACATGAGTAAGAGAAGATTAGACATTGTTATCTGTGAACAGGGGAAGACTGTGAAAGAGGCCCTAAGATGATGGAGAAGAATGAAAACAGAATGCAAGACTTAGTAGTGTGTGGATCTGTGTTCCACCCTTTTGTTTAAGGCAATGTTTCATGTATTACTCTTGTTATTGTCATGTTTGGACTTTACTTAAGAGGTAAAAATTGCAACTTTTCCTTCTAGTCGAAAGGTGTTTGAATTCAAGTTGGACCACATAATAGGATATATAGGGTATGAAGCATGTCACCTAGTTGAAAACATTCATACGAGAAAAAAGTGTTGAACTTTTAACAAGATTGAACCACATATTAATACTAAACTATTACTGTGTTTTGAGACTGTTTATCTCTCCATATTGTAGCATGAGACATTGCAGGAGTAGGATTTTTTATGGGAGGACACAgatttatccttttttttttcttagttaaATATCAGATATAGTTCAAAATTCTGCATATGATAAATTTCTgcttttataaaaacaaaacattacTTTTTTGTGGgtactttaatattttcttgaCAAGGACAAACAATCTTGAATTTGGTGGTTCTTAAAAGATAAGATTTGTCAAAAGTCAACTTGAACAGGTTTAGttcatttaaataacaaaaagttCATGATTAATCCTATTTTCAGTAACAATGCAGTGACACAACGTAAACAAGGAAAGAAAATTTACTTATTGCAGCCTGAGAAATTAGCATAATGGCCACAAGATCCTTTCCATCTTGCTGGTGGAGGACCAAATCCATTGTCCTTGAAGCTTTTAGACTCAGGTGTGATCCCTGCCTCACCAATATTGTGACACAGTTTTAAAAACTGAATCAAGAAGCACCATTGATGTAATATAATagcaaagaagaaaatgaaaaatgtgaGCAAAACCAAGATGAACCTGTGTCTAAAAGACCAACAATTATGTCACTTTCTACTTTCAATCTTCTTTTGGCTGTTGGAGGCAACCCAATGAAGTTCCATGATCTTGTTGTGTGTAGCTGACGGTACTGGTTTTGAAACACTAAAACCACTTCATCCATGGCTACACATACAAAAGGGTTAACAGCATAATATATAGTTCTTGAAGAAGCcagtgaaaaatgaaaaactattcTTACCAGATAACTTATTGGCTTCATCTTCTGACAGTTTTGCAGCAAATGCATTGAAGTTCCTTGAGTAACTATGCACCATAGAATCTTTGGCTTCAAGATAGCTAAGTGAGCACAAATTGAAGAGAATGGTTATAGTTTTTGTTGGCCTTTGATCTTAAAGAGGGAAAGATAACAAGTGTTTGTGAGTTGGTCATCAAGTTACCTTCCCTTCACAGAAGATAGAACATTTAAATAGGTCTCAAGTGCATTTCCTCTGCTCTGTGTGTGAGCTCCCAAGAAAACAATGTAAAAGTTCTACACACAAATCAAATAATGGTGAAGCTCATAATGAAAGCAATAACTAACATGCATGCAAGAGGGTAGCTTTAAGATGAAACAAATCAAATAGATCAATGGCCAAATAAGGAATGAAAAGGGGAGAAGAAATTGAATGCCTTCTGCTCAACTCCATTAACTGAAGCACTGCATAGCAATAATTGAAGACAGAGTAGAAAAAGGGATTTTGTATGCTTCTTTGGCAACATTTTTAGTAGCAACATGCTTGGCTTTTGAGACACTAAAACATGACCAAACTGAGTCTAGGAAACAGCTTATATACCATTCAAAAGTTAGCAAAAGAAATGATAAGAAGGCCTAGTTCAATTACATTGCTTGTAACATACAATTTTCAAAGCTTAATTTGGTTGGGGAAGCTTGTAAGAAAGATTATGAGTTTCTGAGTCCTTCTTTGGCACAAGTCAATGTCACACATATAGAGCACAGGGTTGCTTCCTCAAGTAAAACTTGCATTAACATTCTCATTTTCTTTATGGTTTGTTGTTATCATTTGCGATTAAAAACTCATTTGATGTCATGATCCATACAGTAGACTCATAACTAGTGGTCCATGAAGATTAATTTCTCTTCTTGTTTATTTAACCTGATCAATGAAtaattctccttttttttctgACTTACATACTGTAAAATCGATCTTACCTTTAGTCGATGTGAGATTTTCAAGATAAAGTGTAAATGCTAATTATGTGTCTTTGTGATTCCACAAAGCCATGTTGTGCTTCACCAACAAACAAATTTTTGTACTCAAATTTGGCAGCAGGAAACTttgagaagagtgtgagaattTGAATGCGTAGCATCCTAGACGCACATCACTATCAAGTACAGTAGAGATATTGCTTAAAAACAAAGAGCCCTTGACATTATGAACACCTATTCCTTGAATTCCAATGCAAGCTTTTAGCCCGTACATCACTGATTACCAACGTTTAATGGGTTTAGCTTCAAGTTTAACCTAAAAGAGACAAACATTGACAaagtttttcttcttattatgcACTGATAATATATTATGGGAGCTCAAAATGGGCTAAAAATCTGTGTACCATGTTAGTTACTCATACACCAACCTACACGTCTTTAAAATCTCCCTTGTAGATTAAATATTTAAGCTTGTTTAGTGGTGTTAAATACCATTCATCAAAGTTGTTAATTGTGGAAATTTTAGCTGTGGAAACAATTCTGAAAGCAACTAAAAGAGCTTTCTTGGTGTTGGATATAGTAAATaactttttcactttttgtGAGTAATCCACaatttttaatgatatattacGTGGAGTGTATTGTAAGTTGAGAATTgatttcaaaaactttaagagttatctaaaaggaataaaatgtttattaaatgaaaataacattagAGAGAAGTAAAGAGTTTAGAGTTATTTAATTGGAATAAAAagtttactaaaaattaatacatgtgTATATCTAACAAATCAAAATCCTACAAATATATTACACTAAATAAAACTCAACatacaaatttaattcaaatataatttaccTATATCACTATTCTATACATCCTTCAAAAGAacctgtttttttttcaaattatttaactaCAACTTCTTTATCAATcctatgtaataaaaaaaaattaaaataaattactgacatatatttatataacgGTAAAcccaaaaaatagaaaagtaacCTCGTGTCATTTAAGCTCTAAGAATCCCAGAATCCCCATTAGAATTCtttgtatatatgttgatatcaAAGATTAACTATGAAAAGTAGCTGTTGTCTGTGAATACTAGAATAAGAAATtgtaacataatatatatatatatatatatatatatatatatatatatatatatatatatatattaatttcctGAACTACAATGGTCCTCCAACCAAACCTAACAACCTAACAAAAGAGGCCCAGGCCCAAATACCGGCACCCCTCCTTCTTCAATCCCATATGGGTAATGTTTTCTTGCACTCCATCAATTTTTCTTTGCAACCCTCCGGATTATGAATTGTGAAAAAGGGTTTCCCGAACAGGATTTTCGGAAtttccaaaataatattttcagaaagaaattttctgaaaaagaattttcaaaacaaaatttctatAACATGTGAAATACATTtaagaacacaattttttttggaACAAATTTCCGAAATACAATTTTCGAAACAAATTTCCGAAATACACTTTTCGAAATGTGTATAatattttctgaaaagaaaaatgaagcaGGGTTTCGGAATTTCCGgaacttataaaatattttcgaGAAAAATCTTTTTTGGAATGAattcttttaacattttttctattcttcGGTAGTGTTTCGGTGACGGTAACAGTGACAGTGGTGATGGAAATGAGGAAGGCTATAAAAGTGAGTCAACCTTATTAATAAAGGTTGAGTCACTATGGACAGAGGAAAAAATAGTCAGTTTAATCGTGTTAACTTTTTGATGAGACATAGACTTTACAATCCGACCCATCCAACACAGATCAGTGGGTTAGTCTATtggtttatttataaatattatttttttaatttattttatatatttattatattataacgaaaatgaattgaattgttttattttttatagtgttGGTATcaaaatgtttatataatttttgaaattttagtatAAAGATAGCGGTTAAAGTTAAAGTATCATTGGATATAAtttgacaaacaaataaattaaatatttaaattattcaaatattattaaataatattctagaatttaaaaatattaaattataaatttatataattaaaaatagtaaataattataataaaaatataaaaataaattataaaaaaaaattaatattactgtTATTGGTGGGTTGGGAGTCAATTCACCCTCAATCTAACTCGAATTCATTTAATCTGTAAATTAAgtgagttatttaaatttaacccacttttaaaagaaaattctttaaCTTAACCCATATTAAACCCATGATGAGTGGACAAGATATAACTTTGACATTTTTAGAAATGAGGCTTTGATTCAATAGTGAATGGTATTTAAGTATTTTCGTTATATTAATGGGTGGATGGAGAAATTGATGAGGTGCAACTGGTCCTTCTATTTCCAGTTCAGTGATACAAAGAGTGGTTTTGCTTCCTATAGCCCCGTAGTTTTTTCTAGCACCAACCAGTTTTTCTAAATGACAACTTTGCGATGGGATTCCATTGAAGGCTCTTGGTGGTGAGTGACATGGCAAAGAGTATTGGTAAAACTTAAGATATTGGAACTGCTGAAATTAATTGTGGTAAGTGTTAAATGTTGTTTCAtcatactatattttttttttatattgtcttGTTTGGAATTGTTCTGAAATAGATATTATTcgaaatataaattaagattaTGTGTTTCACAAATTGCATTTTTCTTAAggcaaaatttgttttttaaaaagtacATCTATAATTTAGAAGAAAAGAATCTCCCTTCTTGATATAGtcatatttattaaacaaattaaaaacatacCCACACGCGTTAAGAAAACAACATATAGTTGCAAAAGGACTATTTAAAAATGCattctcaaaatattaatttgaattacTAAACTTACTAACTACATAAACTTCTAGATTGCTCAATAcagtatatttttctaaatcacATAGTTATTGCAtgcttttcaaattatttcatctaaaatataaaaatttatattttaattgtcaaaTCCAGATTATTCGGATTTCTCTcaaacaaactttaaaaatcaCTCAATTTAAAGTATccactaaaaacaaaaattttaagaactCCAACAAAGAGTATGGAGGTGTGcggaagaaaataaataaatttaataatttatatataaagagggATAAATTAGACTCTTACATCACAATTATGGGTGCAGAAAGCAAAAGTTTGGAAAGAAAAGACGGAAGGTAAGGCCCAATTGAAGGTGGACCGTAGTGTGTGTAGCGCGAACCACTTACTGATGTACATAAAGGGCCATTTCTTTCTCCACCTCGTAATTTCAATCTGAAAACTTGTATTTTACtgtgaaaatagaaaatttcaTGATTATAATTTTTGGATTATCGCTTTACAGTAACATTTTTAAGCACTATTGATttaatattatactaatttattattattatgtaattatgtttaagaaattatttattttattgaaaaatggTAATTATTCTGATTATAATGAAGCAGACATAT
This region of Vigna unguiculata cultivar IT97K-499-35 chromosome 5, ASM411807v1, whole genome shotgun sequence genomic DNA includes:
- the LOC114184048 gene encoding subtilisin-like protease SBT4.14; translated protein: MLLLKMLPKKHTKSLFLLCLQLLLCSASVNGVEQKNFYIVFLGAHTQSRGNALETYLNVLSSVKGSYLEAKDSMVHSYSRNFNAFAAKLSEDEANKLSAMDEVVLVFQNQYRQLHTTRSWNFIGLPPTAKRRLKVESDIIVGLLDTGITPESKSFKDNGFGPPPARWKGSCGHYANFSGCNKKIIGAKYFKADGNPDPSDILSPVDTDGHGTHTASTVAGNLVPNANLFGLANGTARGAVPSARLAIYKVCWSSSGCADMDLLAAFDAAIHDGVDVISISIGGGNPSYVQDSISIGAFHAMRKGIITVASAGNAGPSFGTVTNTAPWIVTVAASGIDRAFKSTVQLGNGKNFSGVGVNCFDPKGKQYPLVNGIDAAKDPKDKEDASFCYEDTLQPSKVKGKLVYCKLGTWGTESVVKGIGGIGTLIESDQFPDVAQIFMAPATIVNSVQGDNVTKYIQSTRSPSAMIYKSHEVQVPAPVTATFSSRGPNSVSQNVLKPDVAAPGIDILASYTLKKSLTGLKGDTQFSEFILMSGTSMACPHVSGVAAYVKSFHPHWTPAAIRSAIITTAKPMSKRVNSEAEFAYGAGQLNPTRAVSPGLVYDMDDLGYIQFLCHEGYKGSSLSALVGSPVNCSSLLPGLGHDAMNYPTMQLSLESRKDTKIGVFRRTVTNVGPAPTIYNATIISPKGVEITVKPSSLTFSETKKKRSFKVVVKVTSIGSNKIVSGSLIWRSPRYIVRSPIVINNP